AGCCGGCAGCCGGCGAAGGGCTCCAACTGCGGGTGGTAGCAGAGCCGCGGGACACGGATGCCGGCTTCATCCGCCGCCTGCATCACCGTCATGCCGGGCTGCGCGGCGACCTCGCGGCCGTCAATCGTCAATGTGAATGAATCGCTCATTGTTTGTTCATCCGCAGATTTCACGAGTCTGACGGACAAGTAGCCGCCGATGAACGCCGATAAACGCCGATGTAGAGCAAGTGGCGGACGAATGCCGGCTAGAAGCCCCTGACAATCCGCTTCACTTCCACCTTCGGCTTTCCGAAATTGATGAGCAGGCAGACGGTAAGCCCCGTGGCCTTCAGGTAGTCCAGGCACTGCGCCATGTGCACATCGTCCAGGGCCTTCGCCGCTTTCAGCTCGACAACGACCCGTCCCTCCACTAACAGGTCGGCAACGAAGTCGCCAACCGGCTTACCGTCATAGTAAACCGCGACTGCCTGCTGCTGCTGCGGGCTGAGGCCGGCTTTTTCCAGCTCCAGCGCCAGAGCGTTCTCATAGATCTTCTCCAGGAAGCCGCATCCCAGAGCGTTGCCGACCTTCAGGGCGCAGCCGATTACCCGGTCCGTTGTCTCATCCAACTCTTGTCGGCGTGCATCGGCGTCCATCGGCGGTTCCCATCAGGCACACCCTGCGTCAATCCTGCTCTTCCCGCCCGCAGCGCAAGCAGCGCCGCGCCTCGGCCAGCGCGTCATCGAGGCTCAGCCCCAACTCCACCTCGTCGAAATTGCCCACGCGCTCCCGCAGCGGGCGCTGCGGCATCTCCGCCTGTGGCTGCGCTTCCCCGGCTTCCTCTGGCGGCGGCCCCACCGCCACCAGCGACTTCGGGCGCGGTGCCGCCACCGGCATCGGCTTCCCCTCCAGGTAACGAGCGATCGCCTCCGCGGCGCGCCGCCCATCGTCCATGGCGTACACCGCGGTCGCGGGCCCGGTGACCACGTCGCCGCCGGCGAAAACCCCCTCCATCGCCGTCGCCTGTGTCAATGGATTGGCCGTCACCGTCGCGTCATCGTTCAGCTCCAGGCCCAGCGAGGCTAACCAGTCGGTGTCAACTGCCTGGCCGACCGCGGCGATGATCAGGCTCGCCGGCTGGCTATGCTCCGACCCCGCGATCGCCACCGGGCGCCGTCGCCCCCTGGCATCTGCCGCTCCCAGCTCCATGCGCTGGCACAGGAGGCCGGTCGCGCGGCCGTTGCCGGCGATCACTTCCACCGGCGCCGTCAGATAGCAGAACTGCACCCCCTCGCGTTCCGCCTCGCGGATTTCCCATTCATGCGCCGGCATCTCCGCCCGCGAGCGCCGATAGACCACGCACACCTCGTCGGCGCCCAGGCGCAGGGCGCTGCGGGCGGCGTCCATGGCCACATTGCCGCCGCCGATCACGATCACCCGCCCCGCGAGCCGCGGCGGCGAACCGAGGTTGACCTCGCGTAGAAACTCCAGCCCACCTACGATCCCCGGCAGCTCCTCGCCGCGCAGGCCCATGCGGCGGCTCTTGTGCGCCCCGATGGCGATGAAGAACGCGCGATACCCCTGGCCGCGGAGTTGGTCGAGTGTGATATCCGCGCCCACGCGCACGCCGGTGCGCACCTCTACCCCCATGCGCCGGATATAATCTATCTCGCGCTCCAGGATGTCGCGCGGCAGGCGGTAGGCCGGAATCGCCGCCACGAGCATCCCGCCCGGCTTGGGCAGCGCCTCGAAGACGGTCGAGCGATAGCCCCGGCGCGCCAGGTGATAAGCGGCGGCCAATCCCGCAGGTCCGGCGCCGATGATCGCCACCTGCGCCACCCGCTCCGGGGGCAAGGGGATCGGTTGATCCTCGCCGACGGCGTAATCGTGGTCCGCGACGAAGCGCTTGAGCGCGCCGATGCCGACCGACTGGTCAATGTCACCACGGCGGCAGCGCCCCTCGCAGGGATGGTAGCAGATGCGCCCGCACACCGATGGCAGCGGGATGCGCTCGCGCACGACCTCCATCGCCTCCCGCAGCCGCCCCTCGGCGATCAGCGACACATAGCCGTAGGCGTCCACCCCCGCCGGGCAGGTATCCTGGCAAGGGGTGGTGCTCAGCCGCGAGCACACGCCCGCCGGGCAGCGCTGGTCGCGGATGTGGGCGAGGTACTCATCGCGGAAATAGCGCAGGGTGGAAAGCACGGGGTTGGGGGCGGTCTGACCGAGGCCGCACAGCGAGCTGTCCTTGATGATGCGCCCCATGGCCTCCAGCGTGTCGAGGTCTTCCGCGCGCCCCTCGCCGCGGGTGATGCGCTCCAGGATCTCCAACATGCGGCGGGTGCCGAC
This DNA window, taken from Armatimonadota bacterium, encodes the following:
- a CDS encoding FAD-dependent oxidoreductase, with amino-acid sequence MPLRSVANLACCREQLQKGHDPQRVRVRVCMTGCRAFGAVQVRDALAREIAQQGLAPEVDLVETGCQGCCAGAPVLAVDPFGYFYQHVRPEDAADIVATTLRRGDPLQRLGHEVADGARIVRREELPFFAGQRPVVLRNCGRIDPRRIEDYLRRDGYAALAKALSELTPEAVIEQVKTSGLRGRGGAGFPTGRKWELAHKSGGDKKYLICNADEGDPGAFMDRGVLEGDPHSVLEGMAIAAYAIGADEGYIYVRAEYPIAVAHLRIAIAQAEALGLLGERILGTDFSFTVRLKEGAGAFVCGEETALMASIEGRRGMPNPRPPFPAQSGLWGKPTNINNVETFANIAPIILHGGQWYAAVGTDGSKGTKVFSLAGKVQNTGLVEVPMGITLRRVIYDIGGGLQSGREFKAAQMGGPSGGCVPAEHLDLPIDYESLTAVGSIMGSGGMIVVDDATCIVDLARFFLNFVQSESCGKCVPCRVGTRRMLEILERITRGEGRAEDLDTLEAMGRIIKDSSLCGLGQTAPNPVLSTLRYFRDEYLAHIRDQRCPAGVCSRLSTTPCQDTCPAGVDAYGYVSLIAEGRLREAMEVVRERIPLPSVCGRICYHPCEGRCRRGDIDQSVGIGALKRFVADHDYAVGEDQPIPLPPERVAQVAIIGAGPAGLAAAYHLARRGYRSTVFEALPKPGGMLVAAIPAYRLPRDILEREIDYIRRMGVEVRTGVRVGADITLDQLRGQGYRAFFIAIGAHKSRRMGLRGEELPGIVGGLEFLREVNLGSPPRLAGRVIVIGGGNVAMDAARSALRLGADEVCVVYRRSRAEMPAHEWEIREAEREGVQFCYLTAPVEVIAGNGRATGLLCQRMELGAADARGRRRPVAIAGSEHSQPASLIIAAVGQAVDTDWLASLGLELNDDATVTANPLTQATAMEGVFAGGDVVTGPATAVYAMDDGRRAAEAIARYLEGKPMPVAAPRPKSLVAVGPPPEEAGEAQPQAEMPQRPLRERVGNFDEVELGLSLDDALAEARRCLRCGREEQD
- a CDS encoding GxxExxY protein, which translates into the protein MDADARRQELDETTDRVIGCALKVGNALGCGFLEKIYENALALELEKAGLSPQQQQAVAVYYDGKPVGDFVADLLVEGRVVVELKAAKALDDVHMAQCLDYLKATGLTVCLLINFGKPKVEVKRIVRGF